AAAATCACGGTACAAACAATACCAATAAGAATGGCTGGGGCATCACTCATTTGTGCGCTTCTACCACTGATTTTAGCGACAATCGCAGACCCCAAGTGGCTAATGCTCAAAAGATAAAAAATTCTACCGACTACTAAAGCCTGAATTGCCATTGTGCGGGCTACATCTATGTTTCCCGTGGTTGCCTTTGCCCATTCAAACACGCCAAAGATCAAAATCCAGTTAAAGGCAGAAATTACTAAGATCCGCTTTAACAAATTGGGTGAGAGTAAAGGTTCATTGGGGTTGCGTGGGGGGCGTTGCATCACCCGCGCAGATCTTGGCTCAAAGGCTAATGGTACGGTCATGGCGATTGAATTGACCATGTTCAGCCAAAGAACTTGTAAAGACAGAATAGGTAACGCTCTTGCCAGCAACACGCTAATTAGAATCGTCATCGATTCTCCACCGTTAACCGGCAAGATGAAGGCGATCGCTTTCAACAAGTTGCGGTAAACTGTACGACCTTCCTCAACAGCAGCTTCAATCGAGGCGAAGTTATCATCTGTCAAAATCATGTCAGATGCTTCTTTCGCCACCTCAGTGCCAGCACCCCCCATGGCAATTCCAATATCTGCTTGCTTCAGGGCAGGTGCATCATTCACCCCGTCCCCAGTCATGGCGACGATCTCGCCTTTAGACTGTAGGGCTTCGACTAGACGCAACTTCTGTTCGGGTGCGACACGGGCAAACACGACTCCATCTTCTACCGCATTCGATAGTTCTTGTTGATTCATTCGGGCGATTTCTTGTCCTGTGAAGGCAAGAACTTCCCCCTGCTTTTTCAACCCCATCTGAGCGGCAATCGCCGCTGCGGTTACAGCATGATCGCCCGTAATCATTTTTACTTGAACGCCCGCTTCTTGGCAGGCTTGCACGGCTGCGATCGCTTCTTGACGCGGCGGATCGATCATGCCTTGTAACCCTAGGAAAAGCAGCCCTGTTTTGATATCACCATGATCAAGCGAGTTCTGTGTTTGTGGCACCACCTTCTTGGCAAACGCCAGCACCCTTAACCCCTGCTTTGCCATTGCATCAACTTCTCGTTGCACAGTCTCTCGATCCACAGGTGTCAGCTGTCCCTGACCATCTAACTGCTGCTCGCAGCGGTTAAGAATTGCCTCCACCGAACCCTTCACGTAAATATTTCTGAGTGAGGAATTCCTGGCTTTCCCTCGCCCCTGCTCGTGCAAAGTCGCCATGTACTGATGCTCTGACTCAAATGGGATCGCATCCAGCCGAGGCATTTCTTGCTCTAGATCGCTGGATATAAACCCCGCCTTGTTGGCAGCAACGATCAACGCTCCCTCAGTTGGATCGCCAACAACGCGCCATTGCCCGTTAGCCGCTTCTAAGTGCGAGTCATTGCATAACAGTCCAGCCTTGAGGCATTCCGTCAGAGCGATTTCTCTCCTAAGAAACCGTATTTGCTTCGGGCTGAGGAATGAGTTCAAAACCTAAAGCTAGAGCCTTTTTTTGGAGGTTGTTAATAACTCGTTCTTGGTAACGTTGTTCATAATAATCCATGCCAGGATCTTGATAATTACCTCCTGTTGTCCAAAGTCGGTAGAAAATTCGTGCCAGCTTATGAGCAGTAGCAGTAATAGCTTTGGGCGTACCAAGGCGAGAACGTAAGCGACGATAAAAGGCACCTAAAGCTGAATTGCTCTTGCCAGCAGTTTGTGCCGCCATTCGGAAAGCGTTGGTAGCAGGGTTAACAACCAAGCGAGTTTGAGAACGTTTAACTTTACCACCAGTGATGCGATTGCAAGGGCAAAGACCAAGCCAGGAAGTAAAGTGTTTAACAGTTGGGAATCGGGTAGGATCTAAACCGACTTCAGAAATAATGGTTTGCACCGTCAGGATACCAAGACCATCAATAGCAGTGAAATCCACGCCACTAATTCGGTAGAGATGGGTACGTAAATCAAAAGCGGGTTCATTGCCTTGAGGTTTATTGCGGGGATGCTTTGGTTGCGAAAGCGGAGATTCGTCGAGATTAACTTTGTCGCTAAATTCAGCCAAGCACTCTTGTATTTGTCGGTCGCAAGCTGCTATCTGAGCGTGATAGACATCGTAAAGTCGTAGCTCCTGTTGAAGTACAAAAATATGCTCACTGCGATAATCACCATTTAAAGCAGCAGCAATTTCAGCTTCAGAGCGTTTAGTACGGTGATGTCTTTTAGCTGCTAAAATTTGTGGGTTTCGTTCTCCAGCAACAATTGCTCGAATAATTGTCATCCCAGTAGTACCAGTGATATCGCTAACTACTTTATGCAGTTGCACGTTCATCTGGGTTAGAACTTTCTGCATCCGTTGAACGTGAACACAAGCACTTTTGATGAGACTATCCCGATGGCGGATATAACTTCGTAATACACAAATCTGATCTTCTGGACGAAAAGAACCAGACAACAATCCGTAACTGTGCAACTGTTGCAGCCATTGACAGTCTAAAATATCAGTTTTACGTCCAGGTAAAGTTTTGACGTGATGGGCGTTGACAAGTTTGACCTCAAAGCCTCTGGTCTCCAAGATTTGAAACAACGCAATCCAATACACCCCCGTTGATTCCATTGCTACAGTTTCCACTCGACATTCAGCTAGCCAATCTGCAAGGGCATACAAGTCAGCAGTATAACAGCCAAAACGTCTGACACACTCGGATGCTCGGTCTTTTGGTACACTCACCCAGTGAAATTCTGAACCGATATCAATCCCTGCTGCATTTGGATTGATTTGTCTTAACTCAGAAGTTTCATTTGTATTTGGTTGATGGAAACGGGTTTTGGACTTTGGTGTTTTCATCATTAAAGGCTTCCTCCGAATGAGGAGTCATACTAGCAATTGTAAGTGCGCCCTGACCTGGGTTGACGGATGAATACAGTCTCCTAAACGGGATAATAGCAGTAGCCATTTCACCAATGTCATAACCGTCTCAACCCAGAACCAAGCTTCTGTACGGGCGAGAAAGCACCATTGGGGGATCGGTCTTAACTGTCAGGACACAATAAGAGTGTAGATTTTTTTGGTGTCTGTTAATTTTGTTTCTTCCATCCATAACGGACGCTATCGCTTCCGTAAACAGCTTCTGTCTCTCTCCTGTAAAGGCGGGTTTAACCCAATTGTCTGTTCTCCCACCGATCTGTCTGCTAAACCCGCCCCTACTGCTTCCGAAATTTCACCTTCAGGATCGTAGCCAGTCCCGCTGACTGTATAGTGCTGACCCCCGGCATAGATCGCTTGCACTGTCATCTGGTTTTCAGTCAGGGTGCCAGTTTTGTCAGAACAGATAACCGTGGCACCACCCAGCGTTTCAACCGCAGGCAACTTACGGACGATCGCATGACGACGAGCCATGCGGGAAACTCCAATCGCCAGTGTGATTGTTACAACCGCTGGTAATCCTTCGGGAATCGCACTGACAGCTAATGCCACAGCAGCTTCAAACATTTCTACCCAGGAGTAGCCATAGCCTAACCCCACTGCAAACGTCAGTGCAGCTACCCCGAGTATGATGTACAGCAAACTCCGACTAAATTTATCAAACTTGCGCGTCAACGGGGTTGTCAGACTCGTTCGCTGTTCAATTAACTGCGATATCCGCCCGGTTTCAGTGGCATCTCCAATGGCGACAACAATACCAGTGGCCGTGCCAGAAGTCACAAAGCTGCCAGCGTATGCCATGTTGGTTCGCTCTGCCAGGGGTGAATCTGAATCGAGCGTTTGAGTACCTTTTTCTACTGCCTGAGACTCGCCTGTAAGGGCTGACTCATTCACTTGTAAGTTACGCACTTGCACGAGTCGCAGATCGGCTGGCACTTTGTCGCCAGAGGTCAGTAGTACCAAATCGCCAGGCACTAAATTACTAGAAGGAACTTTTTCCTTTTGACCGTTACGAAGGACAATTGCTTCGGTTGTGACTGCGGACGCTAAGGCAGCGATCGCACTCTCGGCTTTTGATTCCTGAACAAAACCAATAATGGCATTAATCAGAGTCACGCCCCAGATTACCCAAGCATTTACCCACTCTCCTAAGAAGGCCTTGATTGCACCAGCTATCAGCAAGATGTACAGCAGCGGCTGATTAAATTGCAGCAGAAATAGCACTATCGGGCTTTTGCCGGGTTTACCCTTAAGTTCATTGGGACCAAAACGTTCCTGTCGCTTTGCTACCTCAGCAGATGTCAAACCCGCTTCTAGATTGCTGTCTAAATGGCGAGTAACTTCTTGTGGGGGTAGATTGTGCCATTGATGTTCCGGCAATTTCTTTGTAGCTGTTGCTGTCATGCTGCTCCAATCCTGTTACACGGCAAACCAACAACTCAAACTGCTTAGCTGGTTGTTATAGGCTGATAAAAGTTTTCATCTGCCTATAAATCTTACAAACAATTGTGATGACAAAGTGACAGCTACGTAGCTGTTTACCTAAGTTTCCATTCAGGAGCGAGGTTCGAGTTCTTGTCTTTTCCCCTCTTCCCTAGTTCGGTCAATAAAAACCGATGGAGCTGTTTGGTATAACCTGAAATCTAGTAGTGTTTGCTGAGCGAATTTTGTACTTCCTCAGTACTGTAGCAATCCTAAATTAAGTTGTGAGATGTGGCATAGGCATCCTGCCCCATAAATCAAATCAGATTGCTATATCTGGTTTCATTACTGTTCCAGTACCAGTTATCCTCACAGTTATGGGATTTGGTTGCTAATTTGCTACTTTTAACCGCTGAGGCTGAGTTTAACTGATTAGGCTGACTATAGCGAGCTAATTGTCATGATGAGTTTAAGGGAAGTTTGGAGGCTGCTAAAAGAAACTTTTGCTGAATGGCAATTTAATCAAGTGTCGCTTTTAGCATCATCGTTGGCTTATTACACGGTGTTCTCCCTGGCACCGTTGATGATTATTGTAATTATGATTGCTGGTGCCGTGTTTGGAGAAGCAGCAGCAAAAGGTCAAATTGTCGCACAATTGCAAGAGTTAATGGGCGAGGAAGGCGCCCAAGTTATTGCCACCGCGATCGCCAATCTCAGAGAAGACACTACCGGAGGACCATTTAGGCTTATTTTCAATATTGGCTTTCTCTTACTTGGAGCCTCTGGAGTATTTGCTCAGATTCAAAACGCTCTAGACAAGATTTGGGAAGTGAAGCCAGAACCAGGATTGCAAGTCCTCCACTTCCTACGCAAACGCCTGTTGTCGTTCGCAATGGTGCTGGTGATTGTGTTTTTGCTGGTCGTTTCCTTCGTTGCCAACACCACATTAGCCGTACTGGTTAGTTATTTGAATAACATACTGCCTGGTCTAGGTTATCTGTGGCAAATCCTCAGCTTTTTGGTTTCCTTCGGGGTAATTACGGTACTATTTGCATCGATTTATACTATTTTGCCAGATGCCAAAGTTGCTTGGCGCGATACTGGGGTGGGGGCAATATTCACAACTGTTTTATTTATGGTGGGTCAGTTTTTGTTTGGACTTTTTCTGAGCCGAACTAATTTTGCCTCTGCCTATGGTGTTGCTGGCTCATTTTTGATTATTATTACTTGGATTTATTACGCTGCCCATATTCTGTTTCTAGGCGCAGAGTTTACTAAGGTTTACGCTAAAAGACGTGGCTCTCCAATTGTGCCGGAAGAGTATGCCGTACCGATCTCGCAAGCTCCCCAAACAAGCTCTGAAGCAGAACAAACAAAGCGATCGCGCTTTGGCAAGAATGCATCTAATCGGCGAAATTACCGCCGACAAAATCATTCTGGTGGTTTCCTGGCTAATCTGCGTCGGCGTGGAACTCGGCTATTTCAGCGCTTAACCGGGAGATAAAAATAGCAGGAGAGTGATAGAACATACTACTCACTACCAGAATGCAACTTAAATACCACTTGAAAAAAGGAGGTTTACTTTGAATCAAGACCACCAGTCTTCATCCTTGCAGACAATCTCTCGCCAGGAACTGCGAGAATTAGTCCGCTCCCAACTACAGGTACTGTTAGAACAAGAAAACTTTCAGGGGGCAAAAGCTTTACTAGTACCTGTACAGCCTGCGGATATCGCGGAAGCAATTTCTGGGTTGCCAGAAAAGTTGCAAGCGATCGCTTTCCGTTTGCTCTCCAAACAGGAGGCGATCGAGGTATACGAATATCTAGACTCTAGTGTGCAACAGGCACTGATTGAGGAATTTAAGCGTCAGGATGTCATCGACATTGTTGACAAGATGTCGCCGGATGATCGAGCGCGATTATTTTAGGACTTACGCATTGACAGAAGAACAGTTATCTGCATGTGGAAACATTGATTATGAATTAGTTCTTTCAGGTAAGAGCCAGTAGAGGGTAAACTCAGCCGTAGGATTAACTAATGAATCAAACCTTCTGTAGAGATTGCAAAAACCGCTAAACTGGAGGTGTTGTCCTGAGCGCTGGTGCTGTAGAAATTTTGTGACAAAACCAAAACCAGACGATGTCTGTCAGGTGCGGTGTTTTAATATAGACTTGGT
This window of the Chroococcidiopsis sp. CCMEE 29 genome carries:
- a CDS encoding IS110 family transposase; this translates as MKTPKSKTRFHQPNTNETSELRQINPNAAGIDIGSEFHWVSVPKDRASECVRRFGCYTADLYALADWLAECRVETVAMESTGVYWIALFQILETRGFEVKLVNAHHVKTLPGRKTDILDCQWLQQLHSYGLLSGSFRPEDQICVLRSYIRHRDSLIKSACVHVQRMQKVLTQMNVQLHKVVSDITGTTGMTIIRAIVAGERNPQILAAKRHHRTKRSEAEIAAALNGDYRSEHIFVLQQELRLYDVYHAQIAACDRQIQECLAEFSDKVNLDESPLSQPKHPRNKPQGNEPAFDLRTHLYRISGVDFTAIDGLGILTVQTIISEVGLDPTRFPTVKHFTSWLGLCPCNRITGGKVKRSQTRLVVNPATNAFRMAAQTAGKSNSALGAFYRRLRSRLGTPKAITATAHKLARIFYRLWTTGGNYQDPGMDYYEQRYQERVINNLQKKALALGFELIPQPEANTVS
- a CDS encoding YihY/virulence factor BrkB family protein — translated: MMSLREVWRLLKETFAEWQFNQVSLLASSLAYYTVFSLAPLMIIVIMIAGAVFGEAAAKGQIVAQLQELMGEEGAQVIATAIANLREDTTGGPFRLIFNIGFLLLGASGVFAQIQNALDKIWEVKPEPGLQVLHFLRKRLLSFAMVLVIVFLLVVSFVANTTLAVLVSYLNNILPGLGYLWQILSFLVSFGVITVLFASIYTILPDAKVAWRDTGVGAIFTTVLFMVGQFLFGLFLSRTNFASAYGVAGSFLIIITWIYYAAHILFLGAEFTKVYAKRRGSPIVPEEYAVPISQAPQTSSEAEQTKRSRFGKNASNRRNYRRQNHSGGFLANLRRRGTRLFQRLTGR